The Branchiostoma lanceolatum isolate klBraLanc5 chromosome 19, klBraLanc5.hap2, whole genome shotgun sequence DNA segment tggcaatttgaccctctctccgtagccgactcccttcaaacatttgactctatttggccaatttctactattttcccagcgaccgggggagactggtagagtctatctAAATATATCACCACGGCATTGTTCCTGCATTCCTATGGTGTTCAAGTCTTTCGTTATTTGAACCCAATGCTCATTATATAAGGTATGCAGAACCAATTTGAATATGCAAAGGCTCTGCCGGGGTATTTGGGAAATCGGATTAGGTTTAAAGCGAGCACAATGTAGATAATGTCATGACTTAAACATTACAGATAAGTATCATATGTCTATTTCGGATTGCAGGAGTCAAACTAGAAaatgcaacatttgcgagcaaatgcagaatgatTCCCTCCACGACGTCACATATGTTATTTTGACTATAGATATGCAGTCATAAATGCAAAAGAACGTGTCTTGCAAACTTGCAGTACTGTAAGTTATCAGTAGGAGGAGCGGTTGTAATTCATGTCACATTGTAAATACTAGCGTGTCGCAACGTTTGTATATACTATAAAACAGCTGTATATCTATGGCATGATATGGCATGTTCATGGATAGAGGGATCTCTGCATGAAGATACAGTAAAGAGTGGGAAATATCTGATAGAATTAATTAATAATAGTgacaaagaaaaattaaacaagcaCTAAATCTTCATTGAACACTATATACATGTTGTAAGATTACTGTTCTAAAACCACCAAAAACAACAAGAGCTAAAAAAACTAGATGCCAAAAACATCCTCACAagctagtacaatgtacatatattcgGCATGGTgacatcaaaacaaacatacagaactCAATTCTACAAAAGCCCACAAGGACACGTTTTAAAAGGGGTTCACAGGTTCTGCAGTGTCCTTGTGGGATTTCGTAAAATCATCTCCCTCTTTTGTTTCCATCAATCCTCGTCCACAATGCCTTCTTCTTTCGCGAAGTTCTCGCCTTCATCGATGGTACCCGGAAGTTTCCTCCCGGCTGTTTCCGGTAGCAGCAGCACCAACAGTCCGGCGGCGATTGACGCTCCTCCGAAGATGACGTAAGGCATCGGGGCCCAATAGTGGCCGAGTAGATTCACGAAGGGGGCGGCTATGCCTCCGACACGAGCactcatggatgacatcccgaTGCCGATTTGCCTGTGTCCATAATGATGTTACAAATCATAAGTCTAGCAGATATTGGAAATTGACAAAGAAAGATACCTTCTTCAAATTCTAACATAACCTTCATCATACTAAAGCAGCCtattggcaccaaatttgtcttGGTTTAAATCACAGCCTCATTCGTCAAACAttagacctcttgccaattacggcagccattttgaatttcccggggtcagctcaGGGTCATGTACCAAAGTGAGGCCCAGGTTGGGGTTGTGCCTATAACAAGCCTATATTGCAATACATGTTTCTGTACCTGACAACGGTGGGAAAGATCTCGGCCGAGAAGATGTAGATAATGCCGAAGGTAGCAGTGATGCAGAACTTGCCGGTCATGGCCAGGGTGGTGGTCATCCAGCCAAGGTCTGTGAAGTACGGAGAATAATATTGATGACGAATATGGATGACGTTTGAACTGTCTACCAACTTGAAAAATTGGACTCAtcggaattttcgactgaatcacCAGTCCTCTTCAGCTAGCTGATCCAATCGCCCTTGACACGTGACTTAACGCaggcgtgacgtcagcaatgggtcaaaggttgttgaaagtcgatatcgccccccgtcccggtggAGAGAAGATTGATGACGATCTTACTAGTTGTATGGTCTATATGGTCCATACTTACTCACTGCCCTTTATGCCCTCTGGCATATTGGGCAGCATTTATAGTCCGGTATACATAAAAAGTcaacaaagaaaatgatttatttgtggAGGTAAAATCATACGCACGCTTTGGAATGAAGAAGGCCACAATACAGGCGACGCCACCAAACAGAAGCAGCAAACACAGCGGCCAACGTCGTCCGAACCTGTAACGGACAGAAACATATCATGAAAGGGAATGAGGGTGTAGTCTTTGGACTAAAACTTGTTAGCTCAGTATCAGGATTTCACGAATATACCCAGATGtagattgaaataaagaaattggtTAACCCACACTCACATATTTTTTACGATGCCaatttttggtatttttttttcagcaagGCTTTGACAGACCTGACCAACGGCAAGGCTCTACAACCATTTCGTTGAGCAAATGTTCGCAATTTGACACACTACATAATTATGTGATATGGACTTTCAACATACTTATTCAGGAGTAAGATGGAGATGAGGTGGGCCGGGATCTCGACTAATCCGGACAAGGCGAAGTTCAGGTACATGTTCCCGCTCAGGGCTGATGTGTTCAGGGATATCCCATAATACACCAGGGTGTTGACGATCCTGCAGGAGTAAAATACATGACGTTGCAGTTTTCAAAAGATCATGACCTATATATGAGCAATAGCCCTTGGGGCATAGTAGGCTCTGTGATCGatgttttttcttaaatttcattttattgtgAATACGTGCTGTTATAAGTTAGAGTCATGTTATAAGTAAGGCTAAGATATTAACATAGAATGCGAATGAAACAAACTGTGCGATGTTTCACTGACCAGTTGAAGAATATGTTGATGGTCCACTTCCGAAGATTCGGGGTCCTGAACAGGTCGACAAATGTGTAGAGCTTCTTCTCCTTCGGGTTTCTTTCCTCTATCTAAAGACAAGTGGATAAGATAAGAACAAATAATATCAAGTACGGAGCTCAAATTTTGCTAAGATTTACGTAAAGGATCAGGAAGGTGATATCGATCACCATCTTTATCGGGGAACACCAGCAATCActaaacagagacggggggaggTATCGACTTCCTGGCCAATTGCTGACATCACGTGTCCGTCAGTCACGTGACATAGATGGTTGCTCATTTGAGCTCGGAGGAAGACTGTAATCACCCTCCTCCATGATACAGCAGGCCTGATTCGCTCGGCAAAGCCCCCAAgaatcacccctactcttttgacCCCACTTTCTAactattggtgacgtcaccacctaACAGCCCTCAGCAAATCAGAGGATTGCCACAAGCTCATCttgtgacaaaaaaagacaaaggtcgctgggaagctaccagccaatcaggttacgtcttacatcgctactttgggtccccaaaacaaaatggcggctgtaACAGGACGGGGAGGAGGGTGACTGTAGTGTAGTAAGACAGTCGAAACATTCGCTGCGCTTAGTTATTGTGTAAGATAACAAAGTTTTAGCTATGTACTGTTTGAACACCACTCTATGTAGAGAAAATATATCACCTGGGTCAGAGGAATTGTATCATAGAAGACTTCCTCGGGCATGGTGACCTTGGCAACCTCCGCCGCTTTCCGCAAAATGGCCGCCGCCTCCTTGTAACGATTTCTAGAGATTAGCCAGCGTGGGGACTCAGGGATAAGCCTGGAGATTGGATTAATGATATGCGTAAACTGAAGTTCAATATTTGGAAGAACATGAGGGGTATCTTTCCCATAGCAAGGGTTTTCATCTACCTGAAGTTTCCATAGCAGTACTTTGTAGAGAAGGGAAAGCTACGGAGTGCTGAGTGCATCCACACGCAAACGAAAACTATGTGATAGACACGGTAAATAGCAATAGTCCttagtcttgttttgttttgttcagtcCATAACTAATACAAACTTTATATAAAGTGTTTTTcttataaaaacaaaatagtatATGACGTTTTTGTCACGAAATATCTTCCCTAATAGAGGTTGATCTGATGCCACTCACTGTTCGGTCCCAAGAATAACATATTATAATGACGGATCAGTTATTTTGCCTCTAATAATATCAGGGATAAAGATAAACGTACGGTGCAGTTTGGGGCAAAGTCACAGAACAATCAATAACTGACAAAAAGACAAATCTCACATATTTCACAACAAAGGCCATTTCAGACAatagtgcacacacacacacacacacacacacacacacacacacacacacacacacacacacacacacacacacacacacacacacaacattaaACAACTTACCACCAGAAGGAGATAAAGAATAAGTTCGGCATGGTGATGGCGACTTGAAGCCACATCCAAGTTCGTATGAAGTAGGCGATCCCAGCAAGAAGCATGTACGCAAGCGCAAAGAAGGTCCAAATGAACATCCCCACAAAGCTGCGTTTGTCGGCGGACACTAGTTCTTGGGCTgaaggaagggggaggggggcaaaacatTTCATAGTGGTACGGTCAGAGGTTAAGGCCTGAGACGTTTGAACAAATGGCTGTTGGggaccttaaactttgaccttagacaACAATGCATCACATTGCACggtacaccacttctttattacatcacaagctatctaccaccaaaaaatcaagaccatagcacgtccaggtcaaaagatacaaaaacgaaagttctgctgcagtaccaaggtcacataccaggggcccaaaatagacTTTGagtttcggcttcacaacacccgccaaGATATCGCATATGATCGTAATCTATCAagagattcttgagttatgttgactacacatatggcctccgtcggtcggTATTGACCATGGTGACCTGCTGACTACagaagtgcggaaacacagacacacacacagacacacccaagacaatatctccatttttttcatggagataataaaggaTTCTGTCATACAATATTAGCATATATGTCGTCCTCTGCCAAAATAACCCTCAATGAAAAGGACCAAATTTAGTCATATACTGACATATGACAATCCCTACactgtaacgtaacgttaccatttaacgtccgatttattcaaaacgttatttttcttaaaaccgcgcggacagagccaaatgttaaaccaatgggcagaaatatcagctcttctaacaagaaaaatgcatggtctgtaagtttttctccgcctgtttaacgtcgtgcgagcatgtatttatactgggttttatggtgtagaattgtgctagggtaacccattatcgtccacgtcagccttttcccttctagcgctatgcttgaagaacatagacaacaaaaaaatgcactgtaactgtcgaaagtagtctacagacaaatgacagttaagtcactatgtttgtccatccgcttgcctgacgcgatggaagaatgCAATATTTGTGttctgaatttccccgacatcagcagcacgtagcgttcacgtgataaacgcatggccattatgtcatgcggtgcaaaaatgtatcatctgagcgggggtcgctaggtggtatcaaaccttcctaaaattggcaagagtttcaaacctcgaatcaccacggacagtctgaatatcaaagaaaggtttaacgtcagctacgtttaaaagatactagctatcgtgtaagttagaaaaacatgctgAATTATGCGGGGTCGAatttcatatgaaatacgtcatgcatgacgcttccgtgcaacttgttgttgctagttcaggagtttattctgctatgtcgctggacgtaaacctttttcattgttttgtataaaagagagagatggctaaggatcatacttatgacgttctttgttgctcatgagaacaggcttcggcataatacacctctacatgtggacatgacccaaagtggacgtaaactgctcccgcacgtaattaggttatgttacgttagatGGGCGGTACACAAAAAAAGTGATAAGACCATAAAAGAATGCACAAGTATATTGTCTCATACCATACTACATGGTCTCTTGTAGGGTATGCTAGTTTCTTAGAATTGCCATATGATATATCTTATACTATTTTTGAGCAAGAAAGTTGTTATCGTTTTCAGAATTGCATCATACACCAAGAACCTGCCTTACTCAATAAAGGTGCTATCATATTCTAAATTGTatcatacaagaaaaacaattttcctTACTCATCACAAAAGCGACGAGAGAGGTAAGCATGCCACTTGCAGCTATGAAGAACCGGAAGGCCACGAAGGTGATGTAGTTAGGCGAAAAAGCACATGCCATCCCGAACACATAGCAACCGACGAGGGAAGACAGCAGCACCGGTCTACGGCCCCATCTtggaggtgtcgccaaaaaagaaacatgtgATTTTCAGTAACATGCCTCAAAGCAGAATGAATCTTAGAGCCATACAAGTTATGGTTGACATATCGAATGACAAATAACGTTAACGGCATGTTCATAAGATATCATCACTTTATCAAACTCTATCATCCTTTAGCCTTGCATGATACTTAAAATATGTATTACGAAATACCTTAAGAAGACAGTATTTCAAGTTATTCTTTCGAAATCTGACGTATGATGTGTTGCGGCtaactatgtatgtatataatattatattagGGGTTTTATTCAGAGGAGGATTTGAAACTGTCCCAGCATTCCTTGCAAGAAACATTTGCAATAcacacatgtaatgtaaaatacGTATTGCAAGGAATTCTGGGACAGTTGCAAATCCTCCTCTGGGTCCGCCTTTTGGCTATACACCGAAATGCCTTGGAGGTAAACAGTCTATCTCTTCTTGAACTACAGACGTACCTGTCTGCCGCATGCCCGCCAAACACCGCTCCAACCATGAAACCCGCGAACCACACGGAGTTCGCCATGCTCACCTTCCAGCTGTTGTCACACACAAGATCCCACTGGAGAGAAACGACATACAGCCTTATGGCCGCAACCTACATACGACAGTAATAAGCACGGTTCCGaatacgcatgcgcaaggtcaaaggtgaaagtcCCTTAGGCAAACACAAAATACGTATGATCGTTGCTATGCAAATCGGGGCAATGGTCGAGACCAGAACTGTGTAGAAGtcagggaccttcacctttgaccgtGCGAATGCGTACTCGGCATCGTGAACAAGCTTTTTacagtcgtattgaggtcaacAGAGTTGGAACCGAATGGTAGACGCTCCAGGCCCTGTTACATCTCGTATGCAGAAGAACTTAAACTTTAAATGTCTGTTTATCGATACAGATTCATGATACATCCTACTACTGTTGCCATAAATAATTGATGATATAGCAGCCGGTCTCGCGAGACTTTACTGATAGTCTGCCGAGAGTTGCAGTTTGCTATTTTTCCAATACAGGGCTGAGAGGTTAAATGCAAGGTTTAGATCACCATAATTAGTAACGAACTGGACCGGCACTTACCCCTACCATTTATGGACAAAACTTTTAAATGCTTTTTAATTTTAGATTTACTTTCTTGGTGGTTACCAGCAGAATTTTCTTGATTGCAGTTACATAGCAATTTTATGGGGTACCGGAGAAATGACTTACGTCCGCAACGATAGTGCTCTTGTACTCGGAAGTATCATACTCGTATCCCTGGTCACATTTGATTTGGGTCCGGTTGGCCACTGGGTGCGCTTCGACAAAGTCTCGATAGGTGGCGTAGAGTGCACCGTTGGGAAGATTGTAGCTGAAACTGATTATACGGGTGATTTTGTATAAGTACTATATTATCTTAcagttaacacacacacacacacacacacacacacacacacacacctaaagagagagagagagagagagagagagagagagagagagagagacacacacacacacacacatacatacatacacttacgcacacacacgcacatacaacacacacatacacagggagagagatagagagggaAACTAACCGTTTGCACTGACTCCGTTTCCACTCCCCGTCCCTCAGCTCCCAGGGGATGGTGACGTTCAGCAGCTCGGCTGGGGTCGCGTTCAGGCCCGAGAAGCTGGCCTCGGGGACCCGGCAGTGGAAGTCGGGCTCGTAGGCAATGAAGACGATGGCAAATAACGGGAGGTAATTGATACCAATAGGCAGGCAGAGGAGAAAGAAAATCCTCTTCTGCCACGGTCCAAATCCGCCTAGGTACTTTAAAGCTAGATCGTAGTTGACTTTGAACTGAATaagggaaacaaacaaaaaaatgaatgtattCTTctttgtgtatctgtgtgtgtgtgtgtttgtgtgtgtgtgtgtgtgtgtttgtgtttgtgtgtgtgtgtgtgtgtgtgtggttgtacgtgtgcgtgtatggttgtgtgtgtggttgtgtgtggttgtatgtgtatgtggttgtgtgtgtgtgtgtggttgtacgtgtgtgtgtgtatggttgTGTGTgcggttggggggggggggtagaaaaagtgcccgcgccaactttgacattgtataactgccgaacgacatacgctaggactaccaaacttggtgacttttcctaaaatttagttggcaacaatattatgctAATTTTATAAGTtcatcatttttcgtgttgccatggcaacgggtttctgaaaggtattttatgcaaaaatcactgatttttttaaaacaataatatttcttaggttttcttgctcaaccacactagttttcctacatgtatagcatcatatgtaatttgatgtaactttcataatttaatattcataatttatgctaatttgatgacgtaatcggtcaaaatccaagatggcggaccattaccctattttaggtatcaacaggcttttttgccttcaaaatcgtcactacgtggcattttctttaccagaaacatttagattaacgtttctagtctatatTTAGTGTTTTATGGGGTCATAAGTCGAAAAAAAGTatctttgaaaatttcaaaatggccgatccaagatggtggatcccAAGGGGttgctaacaacacgtgacgtcatttaatgacgtcatttacgcgtcaacgtagttacgatttatgtaatatgtcttggtataccttaaaatcaacaatacatactattttgtttaatgcatttagatattacgggaattccctatttagccaataaaatcacatcaatgacgtcataattacgtcatattacgtcatatcGTCACCAAAATTCGAGGAATTATacaactttacatgaacatcactccctgcaaatttgggaaggatacgtcataccgttcagaagttatgagggggggggcgaatgagtcccATTTATCGCAAAAAAGCCCaatctggatagggttaaaaggcaaaattgtacattttaccaCACGGAATCCATTAATCAGGTTTGATATGATTAAAATTTATGTCAACAAATTTGGTGGAAGCGCAATCCTAAATTACTTTGGATCTCTGGATATTAGTACAGGTCTGACATATATAGGTCAGTGTTTACAAACCTGCACATCATCCTTGTCTCCGCCATGTGGCGCATTACCGAACACCAAAGCTTCCTCGCCACGCTCTGTTTCCGCCATGTTCTGTTGTGCTATGTGCCGGTCATGGCCAGGGTGGTGGTCATCCAGCCAAGGTCTGTGAAGTACAGAGAATAATATTTGATGACGACTATGGATGACGTTTGATCCATGGTAACCATGCTTTCTCACTCCAGAAAGATGATAAATGTATGTCCCTAGCAACTGACCACTGTGCCCTAATGTAGGTCACGGACCGAACTGGAAAGACCGCGTTCTGTCCCCTCCCCTGTTAACACGGATCAAAGACCAGAACGCTGAAACATGTCCTGAGGTCTGCTCGTGTCGACAACTTCTGCTCCTCTCCGACAACCCGGAATAGAAGTAGGttctaatttttgttgttgttgcctaAATCGAGGATGGACAAAATGGAAATTCGACCATAGATGGGTTTGATATGACAGATTTGTAGTCCCTATTCGACTCCGGTGGTTCCTGAAAAATATGTTGAATGATATGCCAAAAGGAAGAAACTACTTAAACGATGTTACCTTTTAGCTACATTCTACAAAAGTTGCTATTGACCAATCTATTCCCACGTTTTAAAACGAAAGGTGGTTATCGTGGTGGTACATTTTATGTGAAAATGGAATTTTTAGATTTCATCTACCCATATGGGTTACAATCCAGCTGTCATTCCGACTTACATGTCATCTTGGTTGGCCTCCGGCTCTCGTAATGGCTAATTGGAGTCGAACAATAAATGACCACACTATCACATTGCCTTCAAGAACGCTTCGGGTCTAGGTCGTATTACGTGGTAAAAAGTTGCGTAAAAAGAACGGATCCTTTATATCTGATGTCTCAAAAAGGGTGATGCTAATTATgttactttttttcatatttgatcACAATACGACGTACACATTGACGAATAAATAAATGCACCAGGATGTCTTGAACTTAGCTTTtaatataatgaagaaaaaaacatttgttaAAATGGCTTGATGGTATCATGGAACTGAGGCGTATCTTTCCCATTCATTGCATCCTCTAGCATTCTACggacaccggacgcccagcatttTGTGCCATTGGCTTGTAATTGAAGTTGGCATAACAGGGCGTCGGCTTGTAAACTGTCAGCTGGTACGTTGTGGCGCATCCTAAGAAAGCATTtaatggcgtttagggaggcctctaGGTGAAGGGGGTACCTCCCTAGTTCTGCCCATACTGCAAGGTTGCAAGCTGTTCTTAGAAGATTGAGTgcgtatttgcaaaattttaagtgTACGGACTCAATAGGACAAAACTTTGGGCTTTTAAATGACCCCCATATCTCAGACCCGTATAGTAGAACGGGTTTAACACATGTGTCGAAGAGTTTGTTTTTAACTGTTAATGAAGCATCAGCGTTGTCTAGTGATTGTCTGATACTGAACAAAGATTTTAGTCCCTTGCTGTACCACCAGAACTTGAATGCGTATGGGTGTGGCTCCGACCTCCCAGACTTCCGCGGCAAGTCCCATGCATCGCAGTCTGTGCTACTTACCTTCCACCAAACTCAAGACACCAAGAACTTCTCCTAGATCACCTGGTTGACACAGCTGATCTTCTAAAAACGATGCACCCCGACATTGGGCTCATATTCGCGGGGGATCACAACAGGCTGGACTACCAACGCCTTCTCCGCTCACATCGGCTACATCAAGTGGTCAGCTCCCCGACCCGTGGGGAAGCAACACTAGACGTCATCATCACCAACTTGAAGTCTCACTACAAAGCACCAGAGGTGACTAGCTCATTGGGCACAAGTGACCACAAGGCTGTTTGGTGGCAACCAGGGACTCGTATGCGGACAACAAACAAGACCAATTAGTACGTGGTCGTCCGTCCCATGCCTGACTCCAGGGTACGGGACTTTGGGCAATGGATTACGTCACACAGGTGGCAGGAGGTGCTTGAGAAGGACGCTGTTGAAGAGAAGACATCTTCATTCTACCAAGCATTGCATTCAGCCATAGACAGGTTCTTCCCCCAAAAGAGAGCCAAGCTGCACCAAAGAGACAAACCGTGGATAACTACCTCTCTGAAGTCATTGATACACAAAAGACAGCTAGCCCATAGTAAAGGTCATGGGTTGCTCCACAAGTTCCTCCGAAACAAGATCATTCGTGACATCAAACGAGGAAAGAAAACATACTATCATGATCACATGCAGCACCTGAAGAAGTCAAGCCCTGTCGAGTGGCACAAGACCATCAAACTGGTCAGCTCCTACCACGTCCATCCAAGTGCCTGGCATAGAACCAACTGACAAAGCAGGTGCAGCAAACGGGATCAACAAGCACCTGGCGACCATTTGCCAGGCACTGCGTCCACTTGACTACAGCGAGCTACCATCATACTTGCCGGCTTCACCACCGCCCCAAGTCAACACATGGGACATGTTCAACCGTCTAAAATGGATTAAAGTCTCAAAAGCCCCTGGCCCGGACCAGATGCCACCCAGAGTGATAAAGGAATTCGCATTCGAACTCTCTACGCCACTGACCGACATCCTGAACGCGTCCCTGAGGGAGGGAAGGGTACCACCTGAGTGGAAGGAAGCCACGGTAGTCCCTGTCCCCAAAAAGCAGCCAGCTGATTTGGACAGTGTACGACCTGTTTCTCTCACGGCCCAATTCGCTAAAGTCTGTGAAGGGTTCGTCTCCTCGTGGATTCTGTCCGACATCTCATCTCAAATAGACCGCAAACAGTTTGGGAATTCCAAGGGATGTTCGACCACACATTGTCTTATAGACCTGCTAAACTTCTTCTTCGCAGGGGCTGAAAGGAAAGCGTCAGTGGGCACCTTGATTCTCACAGACGACTCAAAGGCCTTTGATCGGGTGTGCCACAATACCGCCATTACCAAACTCATCAACATGGGAGCCAGACCATCGCTCATCCCCTGGCTGTGCAGTTTCGTTTCCGGTCGGAAACAACGCGTCCGCTACCAAGGGG contains these protein-coding regions:
- the LOC136425095 gene encoding organic cation transporter protein-like: MAETERGEEALVFGNAPHGGDKDDVQFKVNYDLALKYLGGFGPWQKRIFFLLCLPIGINYLPLFAIVFIAYEPDFHCRVPEASFSGLNATPAELLNVTIPWELRDGEWKRSQCKRFSYNLPNGALYATYRDFVEAHPVANRTQIKCDQGYEYDTSEYKSTIVADWDLVCDNSWKVSMANSVWFAGFMVGAVFGGHAADRWGRRPVLLSSLVGCYVFGMACAFSPNYITFVAFRFFIAASGMLTSLVAFVMTQELVSADKRSFVGMFIWTFFALAYMLLAGIAYFIRTWMWLQVAITMPNLFFISFWWLIPESPRWLISRNRYKEAAAILRKAAEVAKVTMPEEVFYDTIPLTQIEERNPKEKKLYTFVDLFRTPNLRKWTINIFFNWIVNTLVYYGISLNTSALSGNMYLNFALSGLVEIPAHLISILLLNKFGRRWPLCLLLLFGGVACIVAFFIPKHLGWMTTTLAMTGKFCITATFGIIYIFSAEIFPTVVRQIGIGMSSMSARVGGIAAPFVNLLGHYWAPMPYVIFGGASIAAGLLVLLLPETAGRKLPGTIDEGENFAKEEGIVDED